DNA from Corynebacterium stationis:
GAAAGGGGGATATGCCCGTGAGTAATACAGACGTAAATTTCGATATTGAAGACAACCACGGACATGTTCCAGTGATGCGCTCACGCATGGCGGAGCTTATCGCACCTGCTGTGGAGGCAGCTGGTGACAACGCCGTCATCGTTGACGGCACTCTTGGTGCTGGTGGGCACACCGAATTCTTCCTGCGGGCTTTTCCTCAAGCACGAGTCATCGGTGTTGACCGTGATGCCGCATCTTTGGAGCAAGCTACCCAGCGCCTGGCCCCTTTTGGTGACCGCTTTATCGGCGTCAACGAACGCTTTGATGAAATCGGCCGCGCAATTGACGATGGCGAAGGCGAGATATTCGACATCGCGCGCGACAATGGCATCGCTGGTGCACTCTTCGATCTGGGTGCTTCGTCGATGCAACTAGACCAGTCTGAGCGCGGTTTTGCCTACAAAGTTGATGCCCCTCTTGATATGCGCATGGACCCTTCCACCGGCATTACTGCCGCGGATGTGCTCAATACCTATTCCCATGGTGAGCTTGCGCGCATCTTGAAGTTCTATGGCGATGAACGCTTTGCTGGAAAAATTGCTTCGGCAATTTTGAAAGAACGCGAAAGCCACCCCTTTGAAACCTCAGCTCGCTTGGTTGAGCTGCTGTATAACACTATCCCTGCAGCTACCCGACGCACGGGTGGCCACCCAGCTAAGCGGACTTTCCAGGCACTGCGCGTGGAGGTCAACCGCGAGCTAGAGGCCATCGAACAGGTCATTCCAGTTATTACCTCTGGTTTGAAAATCGGTGGTCGGGTTGTTTTCATGAGCTATCAGTCTTTGGAAGACAAACTGGTCAAGTCCATGT
Protein-coding regions in this window:
- the rsmH gene encoding 16S rRNA (cytosine(1402)-N(4))-methyltransferase RsmH, whose protein sequence is MPVSNTDVNFDIEDNHGHVPVMRSRMAELIAPAVEAAGDNAVIVDGTLGAGGHTEFFLRAFPQARVIGVDRDAASLEQATQRLAPFGDRFIGVNERFDEIGRAIDDGEGEIFDIARDNGIAGALFDLGASSMQLDQSERGFAYKVDAPLDMRMDPSTGITAADVLNTYSHGELARILKFYGDERFAGKIASAILKERESHPFETSARLVELLYNTIPAATRRTGGHPAKRTFQALRVEVNRELEAIEQVIPVITSGLKIGGRVVFMSYQSLEDKLVKSMFRELTTSSTPAGLPMDLPGTAASFKAITRGSEKATEAEIAENSRAASVRVRAFERLAGEHSFLPPGTGIGA